Proteins encoded within one genomic window of Acidithiobacillus sp. AMEEHan:
- the fabZ gene encoding 3-hydroxyacyl-ACP dehydratase FabZ — protein sequence MEGFDIHQILRRLPHRYPFLLVDRILEIEIGKSLRALKNVTMNEPHFQGHFPDFPVMPGVLIIESLAQAAAILAFVSEDKYGENAAVYFAGIDKARFRKPVTPGDQLILSAEVTRRKSGLWQMETVAMSDGTEVASALLMATLREREA from the coding sequence ATGGAAGGCTTTGATATTCATCAGATCTTGCGTCGGCTGCCGCATCGCTACCCGTTTCTCCTCGTTGATCGAATTTTGGAGATCGAGATTGGCAAAAGCCTGCGCGCGCTGAAGAACGTGACCATGAACGAACCTCATTTTCAGGGCCATTTCCCCGATTTTCCGGTGATGCCTGGGGTTTTGATCATCGAGTCTCTGGCCCAGGCGGCGGCCATTCTGGCCTTCGTTTCCGAGGACAAATATGGCGAGAACGCCGCAGTCTACTTCGCTGGCATCGACAAGGCCCGCTTTCGCAAGCCGGTGACCCCCGGCGATCAACTGATTCTGTCTGCCGAGGTCACTCGACGCAAGTCGGGTTTGTGGCAGATGGAGACGGTGGCAATGTCAGATGGTACGGAAGTCGCGTCGGCATTGCTGATGGCGACCTTACGCGAGCGTGAGGCATGA
- a CDS encoding UDP-3-O-(3-hydroxymyristoyl)glucosamine N-acyltransferase produces MAGKWRRDWTRGGDWLRLSPLSGVKVLAGSVLGENCIVHSNAVIGADGFGFAQTDAGYEKIPQIGRVILGARVEIGANTCIDRGALADTIVGDGVKIDNLVQIGHNVVVGADTVIAGQTGIAGSTRIGRRCRIGGQVGFAGHINIADGTVIAGQSAVTHDIRQAGVYSGVIPAQEARTWRRTIARLNRLDDILRRLRGEAKTAHDSSST; encoded by the coding sequence GTGGCTGGAAAGTGGCGTCGTGATTGGACCAGGGGTGGTGATTGGCTTCGCCTCTCACCTCTATCCGGGGTCAAGGTTCTGGCTGGGTCGGTTCTTGGAGAGAACTGCATTGTCCACAGCAATGCCGTCATTGGGGCCGATGGCTTCGGCTTCGCGCAGACCGATGCGGGCTACGAGAAGATCCCCCAGATTGGGCGGGTGATTCTGGGCGCACGCGTGGAGATTGGCGCCAACACCTGCATCGACCGAGGCGCTCTGGCTGACACGATCGTTGGCGACGGCGTGAAGATCGACAATCTGGTGCAGATCGGCCACAACGTCGTCGTCGGCGCGGACACGGTGATCGCCGGACAGACCGGGATTGCTGGCAGTACCCGCATTGGACGGCGCTGCCGCATCGGCGGCCAGGTCGGCTTTGCCGGTCACATCAATATCGCCGATGGGACCGTGATTGCCGGACAAAGCGCCGTCACGCATGACATCCGCCAAGCAGGCGTCTATTCTGGCGTGATACCCGCTCAGGAGGCGCGGACTTGGCGACGTACGATCGCGCGGCTCAACCGCCTGGATGACATTCTGCGGCGGTTGCGCGGTGAGGCCAAGACAGCGCACGATTCTTCCTCTACTTAG
- a CDS encoding OmpH family outer membrane protein produces MFRQWGLSVCIVLGCGMLAAPWALADAPKIGFVDLDKALRELPEAQVGAKVLNSLIAEKEKAIEQKQQQIVAAQKSLEEDFPKLNNAERQKREAQLQGMVLELQKLRQSAQDQVNLQRNQILENIQARLVRVVSEIGKKGHYTLILNDKSVLYVSGAIDLTQQVVAAMEKPKSGGQK; encoded by the coding sequence ATGTTCCGTCAGTGGGGGCTAAGCGTCTGTATCGTCTTGGGCTGCGGTATGCTTGCCGCGCCCTGGGCGCTGGCGGACGCGCCAAAAATCGGTTTCGTCGATCTCGACAAGGCATTGCGTGAGTTGCCGGAGGCGCAGGTCGGGGCCAAGGTTCTCAATTCTCTGATTGCCGAGAAGGAAAAGGCCATCGAGCAAAAACAACAACAGATTGTTGCTGCGCAGAAGAGTCTGGAGGAAGATTTTCCAAAGCTCAATAATGCGGAGCGGCAGAAACGCGAGGCGCAATTGCAGGGGATGGTCCTTGAGTTGCAGAAACTCCGCCAGTCAGCCCAGGACCAGGTAAATCTGCAACGCAATCAAATCCTCGAAAATATTCAGGCACGACTGGTTCGCGTAGTTTCGGAGATCGGGAAAAAAGGTCATTACACGCTCATTTTGAATGACAAATCTGTGCTCTACGTCAGCGGCGCAATCGATCTGACGCAACAAGTGGTCGCCGCCATGGAAAAACCAAAATCCGGAGGACAAAAATGA
- the bamA gene encoding outer membrane protein assembly factor BamA, with protein MRLSPRTTRALTLSAAVFCASALAPAWAFTPFTVHNIEIQGLQHITPGTVYNYLPIHIGESVDDTLAQKAVQDLYSTGFFRDVSIARSGDDLIVVVKERPIIASIETKGIKAFSKDEVQSTLKGIGLEVRHIFNQATLDQVVQGLQQQYEGMGYYDAKITPHVETLPRNRVAIQIDVEQGQQATIKQVNIIGNHAFSENRLRGLFSIGAPDAFSFFSKNDRYSQEKFSKSLEKLNNFYLDHGYLNFAIESTQVQITPNRRFVYLTVNVHEGDVYHISKVELTGDLILPRNKLEKLIEIHPGERFSKAKILDTNKAIADELGNYGYAFANTTPVPTVDPKTHEVALNFQVDPGHRVYIRRIDISNNNRSMDYVVRRQFRQMEGSLYNRSLIDRSKLRLEQTGFYQTVTTKTVPVPGHPDQLDLDVAVDERPTGSFSVGVGYSNAQGFLFNGSITQKNFMGTGNALSFSANVGGLGSAFNLSYTNPYFTPDGISLGFNIFRNDTNLSTLAVAPYQEVDLGGAVTLGIPVLEYVYDYMSLGFTHTNITLDTSNPIPLYQNYIDNYGNTTNSVTLGNELVYNTTNSPIFPTKGLYTSLDLKAAVPPGNLRWYKAEVRANYYHPFTSWLSGGLGMRYGFINSFSGKPVPFFNNFYLGGPLTLPGYQTYAVGPQIDGYPVGGTRELLLDANLYFPLPGLEDNKNFRLNAFVASGWVYGVNSVDGSTTNYAYSNNYFPNFGEMRTTAGIGLLWISPLGPLRLSVAIPLDKKPGDLTQPLQFTVGNAF; from the coding sequence ATGCGCCTTTCACCCCGAACCACCCGGGCTCTGACCCTGTCAGCAGCGGTATTCTGTGCCTCCGCCCTTGCCCCCGCTTGGGCCTTTACCCCGTTTACCGTGCACAATATCGAGATTCAAGGATTACAACATATTACGCCAGGGACGGTGTATAACTATCTGCCGATCCACATCGGCGAATCGGTTGATGACACGCTGGCGCAAAAGGCGGTGCAGGATCTCTACTCCACCGGCTTTTTTCGGGATGTGAGCATCGCGCGTTCCGGCGATGATCTGATCGTCGTGGTAAAGGAGCGTCCCATCATCGCCAGTATTGAGACCAAGGGGATCAAGGCCTTTTCCAAAGACGAGGTGCAGTCCACCTTGAAAGGAATCGGGCTGGAAGTACGCCATATCTTCAATCAGGCAACGCTGGATCAGGTGGTACAAGGACTGCAGCAACAGTATGAGGGGATGGGGTACTATGACGCGAAAATCACGCCGCACGTAGAAACCCTGCCACGCAACCGCGTGGCGATCCAGATTGATGTCGAGCAGGGGCAGCAGGCGACGATCAAGCAGGTCAATATCATTGGTAACCATGCCTTCAGCGAAAATCGTCTGCGCGGCCTCTTCTCCATCGGCGCGCCAGATGCGTTTTCCTTTTTCAGCAAGAACGATCGATACTCCCAAGAAAAGTTTTCCAAGAGCTTGGAAAAACTGAACAATTTCTATCTCGATCATGGCTATCTCAATTTTGCCATCGAGTCAACGCAGGTGCAGATCACCCCAAATCGTCGCTTCGTCTATCTTACGGTCAATGTTCACGAAGGCGATGTTTACCATATCAGCAAGGTGGAGTTGACGGGTGATCTCATCCTGCCGCGGAACAAGCTGGAAAAGCTCATAGAAATTCATCCTGGCGAGCGCTTTTCCAAGGCAAAGATTTTGGACACCAACAAAGCGATTGCGGATGAACTGGGCAATTATGGTTACGCCTTTGCCAATACCACACCGGTGCCCACGGTCGACCCCAAAACCCATGAGGTGGCGCTGAATTTCCAGGTAGATCCCGGGCATCGGGTCTATATCCGGCGCATCGACATCAGTAACAACAATCGCAGCATGGATTATGTGGTGCGGCGACAGTTCCGGCAGATGGAAGGCTCGCTTTACAATCGCAGCCTGATCGATCGCTCGAAATTACGCTTGGAGCAAACCGGTTTTTATCAGACCGTCACCACCAAGACGGTGCCGGTACCGGGGCATCCGGATCAGCTGGATCTGGATGTTGCCGTGGACGAACGGCCAACGGGTTCGTTCAGTGTGGGTGTGGGCTATTCCAACGCCCAGGGATTTCTCTTCAACGGTTCTATCACCCAGAAAAACTTCATGGGTACCGGTAATGCTCTGTCCTTTTCGGCTAACGTTGGCGGTCTCGGCAGTGCGTTCAATCTGTCGTATACCAATCCATATTTCACACCGGATGGCATCAGTTTAGGCTTTAACATCTTCCGTAACGATACCAACCTTTCCACCTTGGCAGTCGCTCCTTACCAAGAAGTGGATCTGGGCGGCGCCGTCACCCTGGGAATACCGGTGTTGGAGTACGTGTACGACTATATGTCTTTGGGCTTTACGCATACCAACATTACGCTGGATACCAGCAATCCGATCCCTTTGTATCAGAACTATATCGACAATTATGGAAATACGACGAATTCTGTTACCCTGGGCAATGAATTGGTGTACAATACCACCAATTCGCCGATTTTTCCCACCAAAGGTTTGTACACCAGCCTTGACCTGAAGGCGGCGGTACCGCCAGGGAATCTGCGCTGGTACAAGGCTGAAGTGAGGGCCAATTATTATCACCCGTTCACTTCCTGGCTGAGTGGCGGCTTAGGGATGCGCTACGGCTTCATCAACAGCTTTTCGGGCAAGCCCGTGCCCTTCTTCAACAACTTTTATCTCGGCGGTCCGCTGACGCTTCCAGGGTATCAGACCTATGCCGTGGGTCCGCAGATCGATGGCTATCCGGTGGGCGGTACTCGCGAGCTTCTCCTCGATGCCAACCTATATTTTCCGTTGCCGGGCCTGGAGGACAACAAGAATTTTCGCCTGAACGCCTTCGTCGCGAGTGGTTGGGTGTATGGCGTCAATTCGGTGGATGGTAGTACCACGAACTACGCCTATTCCAACAACTACTTCCCAAATTTTGGCGAGATGCGCACCACAGCGGGCATCGGCCTACTCTGGATCAGTCCGCTCGGTCCGTTGCGTCTGTCCGTAGCGATTCCTTTGGACAAGAAGCCGGGCGATCTCACCCAGCCTTTGCAGTTTACTGTGGGTAACGCCTTCTGA
- the rseP gene encoding RIP metalloprotease RseP has product MGILTTLLAFIIAISILVTFHEAGHFFVARSLGVRILRFSVGFGPAIWQRSFGKDATEFRLAAIPFGGYVKMLEENPEETLPPQDRGRAFNTLTPGKRMLIAVAGPGANFLLAILLYAVVGMMGIPGIAPIIGSVDPHGFVARYSSLQIGDRIVQVNGAQVHDWQDFRQHLLSAAVDQQPARINVRDSSGRDQQIDLPLQKLPAESVGSGFLTEVLGIGPYLPPVVGSVMPHSPAARLGLRAGDKITAVAGHKTFSWQEVAQRIEAEPAKAVRIEWQDPEGRMHGGEVSLQTVLAQGKMEGYLGITLAPLPQSLIVQHRRNPLSAMVYGARQTWTVTSLSLEMIWRMIQGTVSTSNISGPIGIAEVAGQTFAAGFTPYLSFLALLSVSLGVINLFPLPIFDGGHIVFAVVELLRGRPVPPEWMQKAQMIGIVLILMLLFLALYNDTVRMLKP; this is encoded by the coding sequence TTGGGTATTCTGACCACCCTGCTGGCCTTCATTATTGCCATCAGTATCCTGGTGACCTTTCACGAGGCCGGGCACTTCTTCGTTGCCCGCTCCCTCGGTGTGCGCATCTTGCGCTTTAGCGTTGGCTTTGGACCGGCGATCTGGCAGCGTAGCTTCGGCAAGGACGCTACGGAATTTCGTCTGGCTGCCATTCCTTTCGGCGGTTATGTGAAGATGCTCGAAGAAAACCCCGAGGAAACTCTGCCGCCGCAAGATCGGGGACGAGCCTTCAATACCCTCACTCCAGGAAAGCGAATGCTGATTGCCGTGGCGGGGCCAGGAGCCAATTTTTTGCTTGCCATTTTGCTGTATGCAGTGGTTGGTATGATGGGCATTCCGGGTATTGCGCCGATTATCGGCAGTGTCGATCCGCATGGTTTTGTCGCGCGATATAGCAGCCTGCAGATCGGTGATCGTATTGTCCAGGTCAACGGGGCGCAAGTCCATGATTGGCAAGATTTTCGTCAGCATCTGCTGAGCGCAGCGGTCGACCAGCAGCCAGCGCGAATCAATGTGCGGGATTCATCTGGGCGTGATCAGCAGATCGATCTGCCTCTACAAAAACTTCCGGCGGAGAGTGTGGGTTCCGGATTTCTCACCGAGGTTCTGGGGATAGGACCCTATTTGCCGCCAGTGGTAGGGTCGGTCATGCCCCACAGCCCGGCCGCTCGTCTCGGCCTGCGCGCGGGCGACAAAATCACTGCAGTGGCTGGGCACAAGACGTTCAGCTGGCAGGAAGTGGCACAACGAATCGAGGCGGAACCCGCCAAAGCAGTACGGATTGAATGGCAGGACCCAGAGGGACGAATGCATGGCGGCGAGGTCTCCTTACAGACGGTGCTGGCCCAGGGAAAAATGGAAGGGTATCTAGGCATCACCCTGGCACCTTTGCCGCAATCACTCATCGTTCAGCACCGTCGTAATCCGCTTTCCGCCATGGTCTACGGCGCAAGGCAGACCTGGACGGTCACCAGCCTGTCGCTGGAAATGATCTGGCGAATGATTCAGGGCACGGTATCGACGAGCAACATCAGTGGACCGATCGGAATTGCCGAGGTTGCCGGGCAGACCTTTGCGGCTGGCTTCACCCCGTATCTGAGTTTCCTTGCCTTGCTGAGCGTCAGTCTCGGGGTCATCAACCTGTTTCCTCTGCCTATCTTTGACGGTGGGCATATCGTCTTTGCCGTTGTCGAACTCCTGCGAGGTCGCCCCGTGCCTCCGGAATGGATGCAAAAAGCGCAGATGATCGGTATAGTGCTGATCCTGATGCTTCTATTCCTCGCCCTGTACAACGACACAGTGAGAATGTTGAAACCGTGA
- a CDS encoding phosphatidate cytidylyltransferase — translation MRQRLITAFALLAFFVPLLLYGNRWLFLLVLTLFLGLAAREWAYLTDLRRPALSALLVAIVLLAAGSFWPMTGLWPALVAVPGVAFWLLALALLARVMRRGVFASRWLRWAALPVLLPAFWLAVYLQARHPILLLWGLAIVIMTDVLAMLAGKRLGKTRLVPRLSPGKTWAGLWGGLLGGALVGTLGAGWLWSWQPLALLSGTGVGLVVAAFAVLGDLFESLLKRAAGKKDSGQLLPGHGGILDRIDAMTAGLPVFVSLLIYWGKV, via the coding sequence TTGCGCCAGCGACTGATCACCGCATTTGCCCTGCTCGCATTCTTTGTTCCGTTGCTACTGTACGGAAACCGTTGGTTGTTCCTCCTCGTTCTGACCCTCTTTCTCGGACTTGCCGCCCGGGAGTGGGCGTACCTTACCGACCTACGCAGACCCGCGCTTTCGGCCTTGCTCGTTGCCATTGTCTTGCTCGCGGCCGGGTCATTCTGGCCGATGACCGGTCTCTGGCCTGCCCTCGTGGCGGTGCCGGGAGTTGCCTTCTGGCTCTTGGCGCTAGCCTTGCTGGCAAGGGTGATGCGGCGTGGGGTCTTCGCGTCCCGCTGGTTGCGATGGGCTGCCCTGCCAGTGCTTCTGCCGGCGTTCTGGCTGGCTGTGTATTTGCAGGCTCGGCATCCCATTCTGTTGCTCTGGGGCCTTGCCATCGTCATCATGACCGATGTGCTGGCGATGCTTGCCGGAAAGCGCTTGGGTAAAACGCGTCTCGTCCCTCGGCTCAGCCCGGGCAAGACCTGGGCCGGACTCTGGGGCGGCTTGCTCGGCGGAGCGCTTGTGGGCACACTGGGAGCGGGATGGCTATGGTCGTGGCAGCCACTGGCATTATTGTCAGGGACCGGGGTGGGGCTCGTGGTGGCCGCATTTGCTGTCTTGGGAGACCTTTTTGAAAGCCTGCTCAAGCGCGCTGCCGGAAAAAAGGATAGCGGTCAGCTCTTGCCTGGCCATGGAGGCATCCTCGATCGCATCGATGCGATGACGGCCGGGCTGCCAGTATTTGTCAGCCTACTGATTTACTGGGGGAAAGTATGA
- the uppS gene encoding polyprenyl diphosphate synthase: protein MLPSHAEELSRQRPQHIAIIMDGNGRWAYRRHLPRVAGHRRGAEVVREMVQRCVDAQIAHLTLFAFSTENWRRPPLEVRLLMNLFRLMLRREVKKLHENDVRLRIIGDQSYLAADLQALIRDAENLTAENRRLTLNLAVNYGGRWDITRASKRAAAKCLRAGRSVDSLSEEDIAAELCLADSPEPDLLIRTGGEERISNFLVWQLAYTEFYFTETLWPDFDSNALDLALKSFAQRQRRFGRTGDQVQEDACASD, encoded by the coding sequence TTGCTCCCGAGCCACGCCGAGGAACTGTCCAGGCAACGGCCACAGCATATTGCCATCATCATGGATGGCAATGGTCGCTGGGCCTACCGTCGACACCTTCCGCGCGTTGCCGGACACCGTCGTGGCGCCGAAGTCGTGCGCGAGATGGTACAACGCTGTGTTGATGCGCAGATCGCGCACCTTACTCTTTTTGCCTTCAGCACGGAAAACTGGCGGCGTCCGCCACTCGAAGTGCGTCTGCTAATGAACCTGTTTCGCTTGATGTTGCGGCGGGAGGTGAAGAAACTGCATGAGAATGACGTGCGTCTGCGCATCATCGGTGACCAGAGTTATCTGGCTGCGGATCTACAGGCCCTGATTCGGGACGCGGAGAATCTTACCGCAGAAAATCGCCGTTTGACCCTGAATCTTGCAGTAAATTACGGTGGCCGCTGGGACATCACCCGGGCAAGTAAACGCGCAGCAGCCAAATGTCTACGGGCTGGGCGGAGCGTCGACTCCCTCAGTGAAGAAGACATCGCCGCCGAACTTTGCCTGGCAGACAGTCCCGAGCCAGATTTGCTCATTCGCACCGGAGGCGAAGAACGTATCAGCAATTTCCTCGTCTGGCAGCTGGCTTACACCGAATTCTATTTTACCGAGACGCTGTGGCCGGACTTTGACAGCAATGCCCTGGATCTTGCGCTCAAATCTTTTGCCCAACGTCAACGGCGTTTTGGCCGCACCGGCGATCAAGTTCAGGAAGATGCTTGCGCCAGCGACTGA
- the frr gene encoding ribosome recycling factor, translating into MSIAETKKDAETRMKKSVESLKTELSRLRTGRANAALLDAVEVDYYGSPTPLSQVSSVSVADARSLVVTPWEKNLIPKIDKAIRDAGLGLNPVAGSDNVRVPLPPLSEERRKEMAKIVRAEGEGARVAIRNIRRDAIAQIKNLLKDKLISEDEERRAEEEFQKLTDRFIDEVEGVIEAKESDLMEV; encoded by the coding sequence ATGAGTATTGCAGAAACGAAAAAGGACGCGGAAACGCGGATGAAAAAGAGCGTCGAGTCGCTCAAGACGGAGCTCTCGCGGCTGCGCACTGGGCGCGCCAACGCAGCGCTTCTCGATGCTGTTGAGGTGGATTACTACGGCAGTCCGACGCCCTTGTCGCAGGTGTCTTCGGTAAGCGTTGCAGACGCTCGTTCCCTAGTGGTGACGCCCTGGGAAAAGAATTTGATTCCCAAGATCGATAAGGCGATTCGTGATGCCGGCCTGGGACTCAACCCGGTGGCGGGTTCGGACAATGTGCGGGTGCCGCTGCCGCCGCTTTCCGAGGAGCGGCGCAAGGAAATGGCCAAGATCGTGCGGGCAGAGGGCGAGGGCGCGCGCGTCGCCATTCGCAACATCCGCCGGGATGCCATTGCCCAGATCAAGAATCTTCTCAAAGACAAACTGATTTCTGAAGATGAAGAGCGGCGGGCAGAGGAAGAGTTCCAGAAGCTGACCGACCGCTTCATCGATGAGGTCGAGGGCGTGATCGAGGCAAAAGAATCAGACCTGATGGAGGTCTGA
- the pyrH gene encoding UMP kinase yields the protein MEAPLRYQRILLKLSGEALMGDGQYGVDRAVVQRMAAEIKEVADAGVQVAVVIGGGNIFRGMAKAAEGMDRATADYMGMLATVMNGLAVQDALEHLGLPTRVQSALHIEQVAEPYIRRRAIRHLEKGRVVIFAAGTGNPFFTTDTAASLRAVEINAELVLKGTKVDGIYTDDPVSNPDAMRYRELSFDQVLEQGLQVMDATAITLCRDNDMPIVVFSMNKAGALLRVLQGEEEGTTVRSAVS from the coding sequence ATGGAGGCCCCGCTGCGATACCAAAGGATCCTACTCAAGCTGAGTGGCGAGGCTCTAATGGGCGACGGCCAGTATGGCGTCGATCGTGCGGTAGTGCAGCGGATGGCTGCCGAAATCAAAGAGGTGGCTGACGCCGGCGTGCAAGTGGCAGTGGTCATTGGCGGTGGTAATATCTTCCGCGGCATGGCAAAGGCCGCCGAAGGCATGGATCGGGCTACGGCGGATTACATGGGTATGCTTGCCACGGTCATGAATGGCCTGGCCGTGCAGGACGCTCTCGAGCATCTGGGTCTGCCAACGCGGGTGCAATCGGCCCTGCATATCGAACAGGTAGCGGAGCCCTATATCCGCCGACGCGCCATCCGCCATCTAGAAAAAGGTAGGGTGGTCATTTTTGCTGCTGGCACCGGCAATCCCTTCTTCACTACCGACACCGCTGCCAGTCTGCGTGCGGTGGAAATCAATGCGGAGCTGGTACTCAAGGGCACCAAGGTGGATGGCATCTACACCGATGATCCGGTCAGTAACCCCGATGCCATGCGTTATCGCGAACTGAGCTTTGATCAGGTTCTGGAGCAGGGCTTACAGGTGATGGACGCAACGGCAATTACCTTGTGTCGCGATAATGATATGCCCATAGTGGTCTTTTCCATGAACAAGGCCGGTGCCTTGTTGCGCGTTTTGCAGGGCGAGGAAGAGGGCACCACGGTACGGAGTGCGGTATCATGA
- the tsf gene encoding translation elongation factor Ts, producing MAITAQQVKELRERTGAGMMECKTVLSEADGNMDAAIDLLRKRGLAKADKKAGRVAAEGVVTVASSADQRKAVIVELNCETDFVAKNDDFIAFAQRCADVAMTQAATLEDLAAGEIEESRKSLVSKLGENIALRRLQHLQVDAGRVAHYLHGSRIGVLIAIEGDASAELGRDLAMHVAASRPEVVKPEDVSAERVAKEKEILIAQAADSGKPREIIEKMIAGRMSKFLNEIALTGQPFVKNPDQTVGDLLKEAGNAKVLEFVRFEVGEGIEKAPTADFASEVMAQVRGS from the coding sequence ATGGCCATTACGGCACAGCAAGTCAAGGAACTGCGGGAGCGCACCGGTGCGGGCATGATGGAATGTAAGACCGTACTGAGCGAAGCCGATGGAAATATGGATGCCGCCATCGATCTGCTGCGCAAGCGCGGTTTGGCCAAGGCCGACAAGAAGGCAGGTCGGGTTGCGGCGGAGGGCGTGGTTACCGTGGCGAGTAGCGCCGATCAACGCAAGGCGGTTATTGTCGAACTGAACTGTGAGACGGATTTCGTCGCCAAAAATGATGACTTTATCGCCTTCGCCCAGCGCTGCGCCGACGTCGCAATGACCCAAGCGGCGACCTTGGAAGATCTGGCTGCCGGCGAGATCGAGGAAAGCCGCAAGAGTCTGGTGAGTAAGCTCGGTGAAAACATCGCATTGCGTCGCTTGCAGCATTTGCAGGTTGACGCCGGCCGCGTGGCGCACTACCTGCACGGTAGCCGGATCGGCGTGCTGATCGCCATCGAAGGAGATGCCTCGGCGGAGCTCGGACGTGATCTCGCCATGCATGTGGCAGCGTCACGTCCCGAGGTGGTCAAGCCAGAGGACGTATCGGCCGAGCGGGTTGCGAAGGAAAAGGAAATTCTCATTGCCCAGGCGGCGGACTCAGGTAAGCCGCGGGAGATCATCGAGAAGATGATTGCCGGGCGGATGAGCAAATTCCTCAACGAGATTGCTTTGACGGGTCAACCCTTTGTCAAGAATCCCGATCAGACGGTTGGCGATCTGCTCAAGGAGGCCGGCAATGCCAAGGTGCTCGAATTCGTCCGCTTCGAGGTCGGCGAAGGCATTGAGAAGGCGCCCACGGCTGACTTTGCCAGCGAGGTCATGGCCCAGGTCCGGGGTAGCTGA
- the rpsB gene encoding 30S ribosomal protein S2: MTSPTVSMRALLEAGVHFGHQSRYWHPKMAPYIFGERNRIHIINLEHTLPMLRTALSFLEQLSRKHGRVLFVGTKRQARDVIAEEAKRCGAFYVNQRWLGGTLTNFKTIRQSLRRMEELEQMRSDGTIEKLTKKEALDLQRELEKLERSLGGIKEMTGVPDAIFVIDVGHENIAVAEAKKLGVPVIGVVDSNCNPDLIDYPIPGNDDAGRAIRLYASLAADAILAGRQGIESDLLDEFVEVDEDIIEIDAD, encoded by the coding sequence ATGACCAGTCCTACCGTAAGCATGCGTGCCCTGCTCGAAGCAGGAGTTCATTTTGGGCATCAGTCCCGTTATTGGCACCCTAAAATGGCGCCCTACATCTTTGGTGAGCGCAACCGCATCCACATCATCAATCTCGAGCATACCCTGCCGATGCTGCGCACCGCTCTGAGCTTTCTCGAGCAGTTGTCGCGCAAGCATGGACGGGTTCTCTTCGTGGGTACCAAGCGCCAGGCTCGTGACGTGATCGCCGAAGAGGCGAAGCGTTGTGGCGCCTTTTACGTCAACCAGCGCTGGCTGGGGGGTACCTTGACCAACTTCAAGACCATTCGCCAGTCCTTGCGGCGAATGGAAGAGCTTGAGCAGATGCGCAGTGATGGCACCATCGAAAAGCTCACCAAAAAAGAGGCCCTCGACCTGCAGCGTGAACTGGAAAAGCTGGAGCGCAGCCTAGGTGGTATCAAGGAGATGACGGGAGTGCCGGACGCAATCTTTGTCATCGATGTCGGCCACGAGAACATTGCCGTTGCCGAAGCCAAGAAGCTGGGAGTTCCGGTGATCGGCGTAGTGGACAGCAACTGTAATCCCGACCTGATCGACTATCCCATCCCCGGCAACGATGATGCCGGTCGTGCCATCCGTCTGTATGCCAGTCTGGCCGCAGATGCCATCCTGGCCGGACGCCAGGGGATCGAGAGCGATTTGCTCGACGAATTTGTCGAAGTCGATGAAGACATCATCGAAATTGATGCCGACTGA